A DNA window from Rhodospirillales bacterium contains the following coding sequences:
- a CDS encoding sel1 repeat family protein — protein sequence MKNLTATICLTLAVLVGSTGVSWSADFQKGFEASKSGDYATALREWSPLAKQGLAAAQFNLGLMYAFGRGVPQDYKAAVKWYRLAAEQGDADAQNNLGNAYGRGQGVIQDNVYAHMWLNIAASSGDKDAVKNRDIVAGKMTPARIEDAQKLARECVRKKHTGC from the coding sequence ATGAAAAACCTAACCGCCACAATCTGCCTAACCCTTGCTGTGCTTGTTGGAAGTACGGGGGTATCTTGGAGTGCTGATTTCCAAAAGGGTTTTGAGGCTTCAAAAAGTGGGGACTACGCCACCGCTTTGCGTGAATGGTCACCCCTTGCCAAACAGGGACTTGCTGCCGCCCAGTTCAATCTGGGTTTGATGTACGCCTTTGGACGAGGTGTTCCACAGGACTATAAAGCTGCGGTGAAGTGGTACAGACTTGCTGCCGAACAGGGAGATGCCGATGCCCAGAATAATCTGGGAAATGCTTATGGAAGAGGACAAGGGGTCATACAGGATAATGTCTATGCCCATATGTGGTTGAACATCGCCGCATCATCTGGGGACAAGGATGCGGTCAAAAATAGAGACATCGTTGCGGGGAAGATGACGCCCGCCAGAATAGAAGACGCACAGAAACTCGCCCGTGAATGCGTTCGTAAAAAACACACCGGGTGTTGA
- the rodA gene encoding rod shape-determining protein RodA produces MLSGFYKQPEMGLGQKLLHINWGLVLILSMIGAIGVAMLYSAGGGSFDPWASRQLVRFGVGIVLMVGLALVDIRIWLRYAYAIYLVALAMLVSVEFFGDIGMGARRWINLGFMNVQPSEVMKIAVIVVLARYFHALPEEAIGKFRYLLWPMFMVLVPAGLVLRQPDLGTAIMLLMVATAMFFMAGVRLWKFGVLFGVVLAIVPVAWQVLKLYQKRRILTFLDPESDPLGAGYHILQSKIALGSGGLFGKGFMQGSQAHLNFLPEKQTDFIFTMLAEEFGLTGGVVLLTLYGFVIVYGFFISLHAQSQFGRLLAIGVTATFFLYVFINIAMVMGLVPVVGVPLPLISYGGTSMMTLLVGFGILIGVNVHRDVIIGRSGQTDSL; encoded by the coding sequence ATGCTGAGCGGATTTTACAAACAACCGGAAATGGGTTTGGGTCAAAAGCTCCTGCATATCAATTGGGGGCTGGTGTTGATCCTTTCCATGATCGGGGCCATTGGGGTTGCCATGCTCTATTCCGCCGGTGGCGGCAGTTTTGATCCCTGGGCATCGCGGCAATTGGTGCGTTTTGGGGTTGGCATTGTTTTAATGGTTGGATTGGCGCTGGTGGATATTCGAATTTGGCTGCGCTACGCCTATGCCATTTATCTGGTGGCGTTGGCGATGTTGGTGTCGGTGGAATTTTTTGGCGACATCGGCATGGGGGCCAGACGCTGGATCAACCTTGGCTTTATGAATGTTCAACCCTCAGAGGTGATGAAAATTGCCGTGATCGTGGTATTGGCGCGGTATTTCCATGCTTTGCCCGAAGAAGCTATTGGCAAATTTCGCTATCTTTTGTGGCCGATGTTTATGGTTCTGGTTCCAGCAGGACTGGTTCTGCGCCAGCCCGATCTGGGCACGGCCATCATGCTGTTGATGGTGGCCACGGCGATGTTTTTCATGGCTGGGGTACGTTTGTGGAAATTTGGCGTGCTGTTCGGGGTGGTTTTGGCCATTGTTCCGGTCGCCTGGCAGGTTTTAAAACTCTATCAAAAACGCCGCATCCTGACCTTTCTGGACCCGGAATCCGATCCCCTGGGGGCGGGCTATCATATTTTGCAATCAAAGATCGCTTTGGGCTCCGGCGGGCTTTTCGGCAAGGGCTTTATGCAGGGCTCTCAGGCGCATCTTAATTTCCTGCCAGAAAAACAGACCGATTTCATCTTTACCATGCTGGCCGAAGAATTTGGCCTGACCGGCGGCGTGGTCTTGTTAACCCTGTATGGGTTTGTCATCGTCTATGGCTTTTTCATCTCCCTTCATGCCCAAAGCCAGTTTGGCAGGCTTTTGGCCATTGGGGTGACGGCGACCTTCTTCCTGTATGTCTTCATCAACATTGCCATGGTGATGGGTTTGGTGCCCGTGGTCGGCGTGCCATTGCCGCTAATCTCCTATGGTGGGACGTCCATGATGACGCTGCTGGTAGGGTTTGGCATCTTGATTGGGGTGAATGTCCACCGCGATGTCATCATCGGCCGCTCGGGCCAGACAGACAGCCTGTAG
- the mrdA gene encoding penicillin-binding protein 2, protein MGMIRDQDRFRLFGRRAVLLAGGKLMLFSALAARMYYLQVVEAERYKTLADDNRINLRLLAPPRGRILDRNGVEIAANQQNYRLILVSERSPDVKGTLDRISKIIHLDDYDRRRVFKEIRRKRNFGPVTVRENLDWKDVAKIEVNAPDLPGVHIEVGQTRFYPWGEATAHLVGYVGAVSQKELTGDPLLGLPSFRIGKNGVEKIHDESLRGRAGRSEVEVNAVGHVIRELSRKEGQPGDELALTIDMGLQEFAHKRLGDNSASVAVMDIHNGDIMALASAPGFDPNAFNKGVSKDYWRELIGNNRAPLTNKAIAGQYAPGSTFKLIVGLAALEAGVITPAHTTFCKGYVQLGNVRFHCWKKHGHGHLDLIGALQQSCDIYFYDIAKRVGVDRISAMAARFGMGKKLGIDVPGEKPGLMPSRGWKRAVLGKSWQLGETLVAGIGQGFVLSTPLQLAVMTARIANGGRAVVPRVVAALSEVASKDGPDGSPLVGGVESEEPPKLSEFDDIGVSEESMDVIRQGMFAVSNSPRGTAYRARIKEDKWRLAGKTGTSQVKRISMAEREGDVLKNKQRLWKDRDHALFVAYAPVDAPRFAISVVVEHGGGGSTAAAPIARDIMREALKRSDNKKSKAPKKVAKKAQAD, encoded by the coding sequence ATTGGCATGATACGTGATCAGGATCGGTTCCGGTTGTTTGGACGCCGGGCGGTTCTACTGGCAGGCGGGAAACTTATGCTGTTTTCTGCTTTGGCCGCACGCATGTATTACCTGCAAGTGGTCGAGGCCGAGCGTTACAAGACTCTGGCCGATGACAATCGGATAAATTTGCGTCTTTTGGCGCCACCGCGCGGGCGCATCCTCGATCGCAATGGCGTTGAAATTGCCGCAAACCAGCAAAATTACCGGCTTATTCTGGTCAGCGAACGCAGCCCTGATGTTAAGGGCACGCTGGATCGCATTTCCAAAATCATTCACCTAGATGATTATGACCGCCGCCGGGTGTTTAAGGAAATTCGGCGCAAGCGCAATTTTGGCCCGGTCACGGTGCGTGAAAACCTTGATTGGAAAGACGTGGCCAAGATAGAGGTCAACGCCCCGGACCTGCCGGGGGTCCATATAGAAGTGGGCCAAACCCGGTTTTATCCATGGGGCGAAGCGACGGCCCATCTTGTTGGCTATGTTGGAGCTGTTTCCCAAAAGGAATTAACCGGGGACCCGCTTTTGGGATTGCCGTCTTTCCGGATTGGCAAAAACGGTGTTGAAAAAATCCACGACGAAAGCCTGCGTGGCCGCGCCGGGCGTTCAGAGGTGGAGGTCAATGCCGTTGGCCATGTCATCCGTGAACTTTCCCGCAAAGAAGGCCAGCCAGGGGATGAACTGGCATTGACCATCGATATGGGGCTTCAGGAATTCGCCCACAAGCGGCTGGGCGATAACAGTGCCTCGGTCGCGGTCATGGATATCCACAACGGCGATATTATGGCGCTGGCATCGGCACCGGGGTTTGATCCCAATGCCTTTAACAAAGGGGTGAGCAAGGATTATTGGCGCGAGCTGATCGGCAATAACCGGGCGCCGCTTACCAATAAGGCCATTGCCGGGCAATATGCGCCGGGTTCCACGTTCAAGCTGATCGTGGGCTTGGCCGCGCTCGAAGCTGGCGTCATAACGCCTGCCCACACGACCTTTTGCAAAGGCTATGTCCAGCTTGGCAATGTGCGGTTTCATTGTTGGAAGAAACATGGCCATGGGCATCTTGATCTGATCGGTGCCTTGCAACAATCATGCGACATTTATTTCTACGACATTGCTAAACGGGTCGGCGTTGATCGGATTTCGGCCATGGCGGCACGGTTTGGTATGGGCAAAAAACTGGGCATTGATGTGCCGGGTGAAAAGCCGGGACTGATGCCGAGCCGGGGCTGGAAGCGGGCAGTTTTAGGAAAATCGTGGCAATTGGGCGAAACCTTGGTGGCGGGCATTGGCCAGGGGTTTGTTTTGTCGACGCCCTTACAGCTTGCGGTGATGACGGCGCGCATTGCCAACGGGGGCCGCGCAGTCGTGCCAAGGGTTGTGGCGGCGTTATCTGAAGTGGCCTCTAAAGATGGCCCAGATGGTTCCCCATTGGTGGGTGGCGTTGAATCCGAAGAACCCCCAAAATTGTCTGAATTCGATGATATCGGTGTTTCAGAAGAGTCTATGGACGTGATTCGCCAGGGCATGTTTGCGGTTTCAAATTCCCCGCGCGGCACGGCATATCGGGCACGCATCAAAGAAGATAAATGGCGTCTTGCTGGCAAAACCGGAACCAGCCAGGTCAAGCGGATTTCCATGGCAGAGCGTGAAGGCGATGTGCTTAAAAACAAACAACGATTATGGAAAGACCGCGATCATGCCCTTTTTGTGGCCTATGCCCCGGTCGATGCGCCGCGCTTTGCCATTTCTGTGGTGGTGGAACATGGCGGCGGGGGCTCTACGGCAGCAGCGCCTATCGCGCGCGATATCATGCGCGAAGCCCTGAAGCGTAGCGATAACAAAAAAAGCAAAGCGCCCAAAAAAGTCGCCAAAAAAGCACAGGCGGATTAG
- the mreD gene encoding rod shape-determining protein MreD → MRTQFWQKLDLWARALVPSGIGLMFVFLVVLPIPIPGYAVITPMLVLASVFFWAIHSPRFLPPVAVFLIGLVQDSLTGALMGTGTVVLLLVYGVVASQRRFFHHKSFGLVWWGFMLVAGGASVLNWTIASLLGGVVISPKAALFQFLLTLAVYPLVTSVLHLAHRVMPSEDWHDT, encoded by the coding sequence ATGAGAACGCAGTTCTGGCAAAAGCTTGATCTTTGGGCCCGTGCTTTGGTGCCATCGGGGATCGGCTTGATGTTCGTTTTTTTGGTTGTGTTGCCAATTCCCATTCCCGGCTACGCGGTGATCACGCCGATGCTGGTTTTGGCATCGGTCTTTTTCTGGGCCATTCATTCCCCCCGGTTTTTGCCCCCAGTTGCGGTTTTTTTAATCGGCCTTGTTCAAGATAGTTTGACCGGTGCCTTGATGGGCACAGGCACGGTGGTTTTGCTTTTGGTCTATGGGGTGGTTGCATCCCAGCGGCGTTTTTTCCATCACAAATCATTTGGATTGGTGTGGTGGGGGTTCATGCTTGTGGCCGGTGGTGCAAGTGTTCTGAATTGGACCATTGCCAGCCTTTTGGGTGGGGTGGTGATCTCTCCAAAAGCGGCCCTGTTCCAGTTTTTGCTCACCCTTGCGGTTTACCCATTGGTGACCTCGGTGCTTCATCTTGCCCATCGGGTTATGCCCAGCGAGGATTGGCATGATACGTGA
- the mreC gene encoding rod shape-determining protein MreC codes for MEFRRPGLIARLAVPFKGTGQRFALASLIFAALGLMLTDRGGVAVVERFRTTIADVATPILDAVARPVAATDKAIAHLRELAALRDENIRLKEEVGRLRGWHGVALQYANENVSFRNLLNFKGPRRKSFVTARVIADGRGPFIKSVLVNAGRSDRVAKGQAVTTTIGMVGRISEAGEHSARVLILTDLNSRVPVVIAENRTRAILAGDNSERPQIVFLPENTNVEVGQRIVTSGHGGVFPPGIGVGQISSVENGVIRVRPFVELSKLEYLQIVDYENVLPPEGKKPGQKSSKKPSKLRKTR; via the coding sequence ATGGAATTCCGGAGGCCAGGTCTGATCGCAAGATTGGCCGTTCCTTTCAAGGGAACGGGCCAGCGGTTTGCGCTTGCGTCCCTGATCTTTGCGGCCCTGGGTTTGATGCTAACCGATCGCGGTGGGGTGGCCGTCGTAGAACGCTTTCGCACCACCATTGCCGATGTTGCGACCCCAATTCTGGACGCGGTGGCACGCCCTGTTGCAGCAACGGATAAGGCCATTGCGCATTTACGCGAATTGGCGGCCCTTCGCGATGAAAATATACGCCTCAAAGAAGAAGTGGGCCGTCTGCGCGGATGGCACGGGGTGGCCCTGCAATATGCCAATGAAAATGTTTCCTTTCGCAATCTTTTGAACTTTAAAGGCCCAAGGCGAAAGTCCTTTGTGACGGCGCGGGTGATTGCTGATGGCCGGGGGCCCTTTATCAAAAGTGTTCTGGTCAATGCGGGCCGCAGCGACCGGGTGGCCAAAGGACAGGCCGTGACGACGACCATCGGCATGGTTGGCCGCATCAGCGAAGCCGGAGAGCATTCTGCCCGGGTTCTTATTCTGACGGATCTTAATTCTCGTGTCCCGGTTGTTATTGCCGAAAACCGTACGCGGGCCATTTTGGCAGGCGATAATTCGGAACGCCCCCAGATTGTTTTTCTACCTGAAAACACCAATGTGGAAGTAGGCCAGCGGATTGTGACATCGGGTCACGGCGGGGTATTCCCGCCGGGCATTGGCGTGGGTCAGATCAGTTCCGTTGAAAACGGGGTTATTCGGGTCCGCCCCTTTGTGGAACTCAGCAAGCTGGAATATCTCCAAATCGTTGATTATGAAAATGTCCTGCCCCCAGAAGGCAAGAAACCCGGCCAAAAATCCAGCAAGAAACCCAGCAAATTGCGGAAAACCAGATGA
- a CDS encoding rod shape-determining protein, protein MFSRLLGMLSADMAIDLGTANTLVYVKGRGIVLNEPSVVAIANVKGRKQVLAVGDEAKMMLGRTPGNIEAIRPLRDGVIADFEIAEEMIKHFIRKVHNRRSFASPQIIVCVPSGSTAVERRAIQESAESAGARRVFLIEEPMAAAIGANLPVTEPTGSMVVDIGGGTTEVAVLSLGGIVYSRSVRVGGDKMDEAIIAYIRRNHNLLVGEGSAERIKKEIGSACPPADGEEGRVMEIKGRDLMNGVPKELIISERQIAESLAEPVSAIIEAVKVALEHTAPELAADIVDKGIVLTGGGGLLSNLDFVLRHATGLPVSIADEPLSCVVLGTGRALEEMKTLKDVLSSSY, encoded by the coding sequence ATGTTTTCCAGATTGCTTGGTATGCTATCGGCCGATATGGCCATTGACCTTGGCACGGCGAATACCCTTGTTTATGTGAAGGGCCGGGGCATTGTGCTGAATGAACCCTCCGTGGTGGCCATCGCCAACGTCAAGGGCCGAAAACAGGTTCTGGCCGTGGGTGATGAGGCAAAGATGATGTTGGGCCGAACGCCCGGCAACATCGAAGCCATTCGTCCCTTGCGCGATGGGGTTATCGCTGATTTTGAAATCGCCGAGGAAATGATCAAGCACTTCATTCGCAAAGTGCACAACCGGCGTTCCTTCGCCAGTCCTCAAATTATTGTCTGTGTGCCATCGGGCTCTACGGCCGTGGAACGCCGGGCCATTCAGGAATCTGCTGAAAGCGCTGGCGCGCGCCGGGTGTTCTTGATCGAAGAACCCATGGCGGCTGCCATTGGGGCCAATTTGCCCGTGACCGAGCCAACGGGCTCTATGGTGGTGGACATTGGCGGCGGCACCACGGAAGTGGCGGTATTGTCTCTTGGCGGGATTGTTTATTCCAGAAGTGTCCGCGTTGGTGGCGATAAAATGGATGAAGCCATCATTGCCTATATCCGGCGCAATCATAACCTGTTGGTTGGTGAAGGCTCTGCTGAGCGGATCAAAAAAGAAATTGGTTCAGCCTGTCCTCCTGCTGATGGTGAAGAAGGCCGGGTTATGGAGATCAAGGGTCGCGATCTTATGAATGGTGTGCCGAAAGAACTGATTATATCTGAGCGCCAAATTGCAGAAAGTCTGGCAGAACCGGTCAGTGCCATTATAGAAGCGGTTAAGGTTGCCTTGGAGCACACAGCGCCTGAACTGGCGGCTGATATTGTGGATAAGGGCATTGTCCTGACCGGTGGCGGCGGACTTTTGTCCAATCTTGATTTTGTGTTGCGTCACGCCACGGGGCTGCCGGTTTCAATTGCAGATGAACCCCTTTCCTGTGTCGTTCTTGGGACCGGGCGCGCATTGGAAGAAATGAAAACCCTGAAAGATGTCTTGAGTTCCAGTTATTAG
- a CDS encoding 2-isopropylmalate synthase, with the protein MSKSIESSQVTIFDTTLRDGEQSPGASMTHAEKLRIAEVLEEMGVDVIEAGFPIASNGDFEAVRGIANIVKNSIVCGLARAHSGDIQRAAEALQSAGRKRIHTFISTSPLHMKYKLQMEPEDVYAAVISSITEASKYTDDIEWSPEDGSRSEHDFLCRCIEAAIDAGATTINIPDTVGYAIPEEFGNLIAMVMNRVPNIDKAVISVHCHNDLGLAVANSLAAVKAGARQVECTINGLGERAGNAALEEIVMTLKTRQDVLPFETRVDTTQIMRASRLVSAITGFVVQPNKAIVGTNAFAHESGIHQHGMLKHAETYEIMRPEDVGLTESKLVMGKHSGRHAFGSKLKDLGYELEKEVFEDTFNRFKELADKKKEIFDEDLLALVGDEAVRTNDHIQVESLNIHCGTEGPQTAELVLIVDGDQRTTLAHGDGPVDATFRAIRELFPHEATLQLYQVHGVTGGTDAQAEVTVRLEEQGRTVNGQGADTDTLVASARAYVNALNKLLVKREKAVSALSA; encoded by the coding sequence ATGAGCAAAAGTATAGAATCCAGTCAAGTAACCATTTTCGACACCACGTTACGCGATGGTGAGCAATCCCCCGGTGCGTCTATGACCCATGCCGAGAAACTTCGCATTGCCGAGGTTTTGGAGGAAATGGGGGTTGATGTGATCGAGGCCGGTTTTCCCATCGCATCCAACGGTGATTTCGAAGCCGTGCGCGGGATTGCCAATATCGTAAAAAATTCAATTGTGTGTGGTTTGGCCCGGGCCCATTCGGGCGATATCCAACGCGCTGCCGAAGCATTGCAATCAGCTGGGCGCAAACGCATCCACACCTTCATTTCGACGTCTCCGCTGCATATGAAATACAAATTGCAGATGGAACCAGAAGACGTGTACGCCGCTGTCATTTCTTCGATTACAGAGGCCAGCAAATACACCGATGACATTGAATGGAGCCCCGAAGACGGATCGCGCAGCGAGCATGATTTTCTGTGCCGCTGTATCGAGGCCGCCATTGATGCGGGTGCGACCACCATCAACATTCCCGATACCGTTGGCTATGCCATACCGGAAGAATTTGGCAATTTGATTGCCATGGTGATGAACCGCGTCCCAAACATCGACAAAGCGGTCATTTCCGTTCACTGCCATAATGATTTGGGTTTGGCGGTTGCCAATTCCCTGGCCGCTGTTAAGGCCGGTGCCCGTCAGGTGGAATGCACCATCAATGGGTTGGGCGAACGTGCCGGCAATGCGGCATTAGAAGAAATCGTCATGACGCTTAAAACACGCCAGGATGTATTGCCTTTTGAAACCCGGGTGGACACCACCCAGATCATGCGGGCATCCAGGCTGGTTTCTGCCATCACCGGTTTTGTGGTGCAGCCCAACAAGGCCATTGTTGGGACCAATGCCTTTGCCCATGAATCGGGTATCCACCAGCACGGCATGCTCAAACACGCCGAAACCTATGAAATCATGCGCCCCGAAGATGTTGGCCTGACAGAATCAAAACTGGTGATGGGCAAACATTCCGGCCGCCATGCCTTTGGCAGCAAGCTGAAGGATTTAGGGTATGAGCTGGAAAAGGAAGTCTTCGAAGATACCTTCAATCGTTTCAAGGAACTGGCCGATAAGAAAAAGGAAATCTTCGATGAAGATCTCTTGGCGTTGGTTGGGGATGAAGCGGTTCGGACCAATGACCATATTCAGGTCGAAAGCCTGAATATCCATTGCGGCACCGAAGGCCCACAGACGGCTGAGCTGGTTTTGATCGTTGATGGGGATCAAAGAACCACCCTTGCCCATGGCGATGGACCGGTTGATGCAACCTTTCGGGCCATTCGGGAATTGTTCCCCCATGAGGCGACTTTGCAGCTTTATCAGGTTCATGGTGTTACCGGGGGGACCGATGCGCAGGCGGAGGTGACGGTGCGTCTTGAAGAACAGGGGCGCACGGTCAATGGCCAGGGCGCAGATACAGATACGTTAGTGGCCTCAGCGCGGGCTTATGTAAATGCGCTCAACAAACTTTTGGTTAAGCGAGAAAAGGCAGTTTCTGCACTGTCGGCTTAA
- the ilvC gene encoding ketol-acid reductoisomerase, giving the protein MRVYYDRDADVNLIKKKKVAIIGYGSQGHAHALNLKDSGVKEVAVALRSGSQSAAKAKGEKLKVMTPAAAAKWADVVMVLVPDELQADLYVSDLKDNMKKGAALAFAHGLNIHFKLIEARPDLDIFMVAPKGPGHTVRGEYQKGGGVPCLIAVDQDPSGNAHDIGLSYASAIGGGRSGIIETTFREECETDLFGEQSVLCGGLTSLIQAGFETLVEAGYAPEMAYFECLHEVKLIVDLIYEGGIANMRYSISNTAEYGDYVSGPRLIDPDVKARMKDILNEIQSGEFVRNWVLENKAGQPSFKAMRRREAEHPIEEVGQRLRDMMPWIAKDRLVDKSKN; this is encoded by the coding sequence ATGCGTGTTTATTACGACCGGGATGCGGACGTTAATCTGATTAAAAAGAAGAAGGTCGCGATCATCGGCTATGGTTCTCAAGGCCATGCCCACGCGCTGAACCTGAAAGATTCTGGTGTTAAGGAGGTGGCCGTTGCGCTGCGTTCTGGCTCCCAGTCTGCGGCCAAGGCCAAGGGTGAAAAGCTTAAGGTGATGACCCCGGCGGCAGCGGCCAAATGGGCCGATGTGGTTATGGTCCTGGTGCCCGATGAATTGCAGGCAGACCTTTATGTCAGCGATCTTAAGGACAACATGAAAAAGGGTGCGGCCCTGGCATTTGCCCATGGCTTGAACATCCATTTCAAGCTGATCGAAGCCCGTCCTGATCTGGACATTTTCATGGTTGCGCCTAAAGGTCCGGGTCATACCGTTCGGGGCGAATACCAAAAGGGTGGCGGCGTTCCCTGTTTGATTGCCGTGGATCAAGATCCTTCGGGAAATGCCCACGACATCGGGCTTTCCTATGCATCGGCCATCGGCGGTGGCCGCTCCGGGATTATCGAGACCACCTTCCGCGAAGAATGTGAAACCGATTTGTTCGGGGAACAATCCGTTCTCTGTGGCGGGTTGACCAGTCTGATTCAGGCCGGGTTTGAAACCTTGGTCGAAGCGGGCTACGCACCAGAGATGGCCTATTTTGAATGTTTGCATGAGGTCAAATTGATCGTTGATCTGATCTATGAAGGCGGCATTGCCAACATGCGTTACTCAATTTCCAATACAGCGGAATACGGTGACTATGTCAGTGGGCCTCGTTTGATTGACCCAGATGTCAAAGCGCGGATGAAAGACATTTTGAACGAAATTCAATCCGGTGAATTCGTGCGCAATTGGGTTTTGGAAAACAAGGCAGGCCAGCCCAGCTTCAAGGCCATGCGCCGGCGTGAAGCCGAGCATCCCATCGAAGAAGTGGGCCAACGTCTGCGCGATATGATGCCGTGGATTGCCAAAGATCGGCTTGTGGATAAGTCCAAGAACTAA
- the ilvN gene encoding acetolactate synthase small subunit, whose protein sequence is MSATKSLADQGIERHTIAVLVDNESGVLARVIGLFSGRGYNIESLTVAEVDTEAMLSRITVVTSGTPQVIEQIKAQLNRLVPVHKVSDLTQDSPHVARELALIKVRGGGDKRVESLRIADVFRAGVVDSTARSFVFEITGSTEKIDAFIDLMEPLGLVDVSRTGIVAIARGEKPI, encoded by the coding sequence ATGAGTGCGACAAAATCTCTGGCAGATCAGGGGATCGAAAGACACACCATTGCGGTGCTGGTGGACAATGAATCCGGCGTTCTGGCTCGGGTCATTGGGCTTTTTTCAGGCCGGGGCTATAACATCGAAAGCCTGACCGTGGCGGAAGTCGACACCGAAGCGATGCTGTCGCGGATTACGGTGGTGACATCAGGCACGCCCCAGGTTATTGAGCAGATCAAAGCGCAGCTGAACCGGCTGGTGCCAGTGCATAAAGTGTCTGATCTGACCCAGGATAGCCCCCATGTTGCCCGTGAATTGGCCCTGATCAAGGTTCGGGGTGGGGGCGATAAACGGGTGGAAAGCCTGCGGATTGCCGATGTTTTTCGTGCTGGCGTGGTGGATTCGACGGCGCGATCCTTCGTTTTTGAAATTACCGGCTCCACAGAGAAGATTGATGCCTTTATCGACCTCATGGAACCGCTTGGTCTTGTTGATGTTTCAAGAACAGGCATCGTGGCTATTGCCCGCGGGGAAAAGCCCATATAA